In Oscillatoria acuminata PCC 6304, a single window of DNA contains:
- a CDS encoding PAS domain S-box protein: MNSSQSADHILVVDDTPENLSLLTQALSQRGYVVRPALEGKSAIAAALLHPPDLILLDILMPQPDGYEICQILKADPRTRDIPIIFLTALSDALDKVKAFSLGAVDYITKPFEVIEVIARIENQLRWRSLQKELEAKNHHLQQEIQNRRIAETALLERAEELRIQNTLLTDLAKRPDLYQGDKTACFQELIAAAVNYLDLDRAGVWLYDEQGTKLKRLASFEKNLEGVEAVNLDILGDYLASEAAASRDSLTFVCHCDPGNSTGSPQDPLSRGSLGLAPIRQDGQTIGFLESSRFTPDRLWTLEEENFIRSLADLAAVTLQGAKRQQADRQRQMTEEKFALAFRASPDAIAILSWPECRYLEVNEGFCQQRGYSRAEILGKTSEELNLIVNPEAATVTLEQFRQVGSLTNVESQVRTKTGEIKTVLICAEFVELDGNPGILTFSKDITDLEQNRLAIKQQLHRSNLLREITDRIRSEIETQQVFETAALAIGRAFQVCRCLIHTYVAQPVPMIPVIGEYLSPGHSSLKPRSIYLADNPGLQSLLWEERAIAYDDVNTDPRLESPNSLHRQVTIKSMLSVGIFYQGQANGIISLHQCDRFRQWTAQEVELIEAIAAQLGIAIAQAQLLEEEKQDRLAFEQQNLQLQREISERRITQEALRHSEQKYRALVEASQDVIWSVDIRGCYTFINPAVQKIYGYTPTETIGCKLTQFVPPEYRKQERKCLQRLLEEGEPLLQHETRYQRQDGKQIYVLVNAIALRDSEGRIRGATGTTIDITERRQQEEALRAMVEGSAAVAGTEYFRACVRSIANVLQVKYAMLLECTDSTPQQVRSLAFWAGTDWSGPLQYQLAGTPCEIVVKTGQACYYPQAVQALFPKDLDLVALNAESYLGLPIQTATGQILGHLAILDVKPMFATAHTESILKLFADRAAAEIQRMQSEQALQQSEQRFRAIFNSMFQFIGLLNPDGTVLELNQTALDFIGLEPAQVVGQPFWELPWWNRSTALQQQLMAATSQASQGEFIRYQVEATGVQGISLTLDFSLKPVLDEQGRVILLIPEGRDISDRVSAQVQLQQTTERLQYLLSSSPAIIYSAEVFGNYRATFMSENVQMILGYEAREFLENPNFWRDRIHPEDRDRLFGKIPSLISQGTMSEEYRFLHADGTYHWVDDRMRLVRDETGNAQECVGYWIDITERKIAQEAFQTSQRRYQTLAEASPVGIFHTDAEGNCLYVNQRWCEITGLSLAASLGPGWMSTLHPEDLNRVIQECHTATENQVPFKSEYRFLRPDGKITWVIGQTIAELNSDGTLKGYIGTISDISDRKLAENDLLERSERDRAIFILFQRMRQTLELDQIFAATTEDLRQLLESDRVVVYRCPPEPDMTSTWESVGQEWVPLMAASEGKPPQKHLRDQGLKDAKAALSAWNLTLEALDPRDRQPDPLYPHPSDLPCLVIPDVKQAPLNPDELPHLSRLQVQAYLIVPIFAHNQLWGLLAIYQNSGPRDWKQADVNIAIQIATQLGVALQQAQLLERTQKQAQALQKAAIAADTANRAKSEFLANMSHELRTPLNAILGFSQVMRRDRSLKTQQAEQLQIINRAGEHLLDLINDILEMSKIEAGRTGFHESSFDLLDLLDNLETMLQLKVKSKGLQLEFDIDPQVPKFISTDEGKLRQVLLNILGNAIKFTQTGGIVLRVRVATDEGKKAGETIPGDRLPKLYFEIEDTGPGIAPQEMHRLFEPFAQTETGMKSGQGTGLGLPISQKFVELMGGQIQVRSIPNQGTVFSFDLTPGQGEPVESPQRQTKPRAVALAPHQPEYRILAVDDAFESRLLLITLFSGLGFSVRGAATGREALEIWESWEPHLIWMDMRMPDMDGFEATRRIKATPKGQNTVVIALTASAFEEDRQLVLAAGCNDFIHKPFREEVLLSKVGEHIGVRYIYDEPIESESDNRIQSATEDSAFILDAQSFQFMPRDWVVRIYDAACQCSDDMILELIEEIPPENAPFAKALTELANNFQFETVMVLTQQEKS, from the coding sequence CCAAAATCGTCGCATTGCAGAAACCGCCCTTTTAGAAAGGGCCGAAGAACTTCGCATCCAAAACACCCTCTTAACCGACCTCGCCAAACGTCCAGACCTTTATCAGGGAGATAAGACCGCTTGCTTTCAGGAACTGATCGCCGCTGCGGTCAACTATTTAGACCTCGATCGCGCCGGGGTGTGGTTGTATGACGAACAGGGAACGAAACTCAAACGATTAGCCAGCTTTGAAAAAAATTTAGAAGGGGTTGAGGCAGTCAATCTGGATATTTTAGGGGATTATTTAGCCTCCGAAGCAGCCGCCTCCAGGGATTCCCTCACCTTTGTCTGCCACTGTGACCCGGGGAACTCCACAGGCTCTCCCCAGGACCCCTTATCCAGGGGTTCCCTTGGACTGGCCCCGATCCGCCAGGACGGTCAAACTATTGGATTCTTAGAAAGTTCCAGGTTCACCCCCGATCGCCTCTGGACTCTGGAGGAGGAAAACTTCATTCGTTCCCTGGCGGACTTGGCTGCGGTTACCCTGCAAGGGGCCAAACGACAACAGGCCGATCGCCAGCGGCAGATGACAGAAGAAAAGTTTGCCTTAGCCTTTCGCGCTTCTCCCGATGCGATCGCCATCCTCTCTTGGCCCGAATGCCGCTATTTAGAAGTCAACGAAGGATTTTGTCAGCAACGGGGCTATTCTCGTGCAGAAATCCTCGGGAAAACTTCTGAAGAACTCAATTTGATTGTCAATCCAGAGGCTGCTACTGTCACTTTGGAGCAATTTCGCCAAGTCGGCAGCCTGACCAACGTAGAAAGCCAAGTTCGCACCAAAACCGGGGAAATCAAAACCGTTCTGATTTGTGCTGAATTCGTTGAACTCGATGGGAATCCCGGCATTTTGACCTTTAGTAAAGATATCACCGATCTCGAACAAAACCGATTAGCGATTAAACAACAATTACACCGCAGTAATCTGCTGCGAGAAATCACCGATCGCATTCGCAGCGAAATCGAAACCCAGCAAGTCTTTGAAACTGCTGCCTTGGCGATCGGACGGGCTTTTCAAGTCTGTCGTTGCTTGATTCATACCTATGTAGCTCAACCTGTGCCGATGATTCCGGTGATCGGAGAATATTTAAGCCCGGGCCATTCCTCCCTCAAACCCCGCAGCATTTACCTAGCAGATAACCCGGGCTTACAATCTTTGCTATGGGAAGAACGGGCGATCGCTTACGATGATGTCAATACCGACCCCAGGCTGGAGAGTCCGAACTCCCTGCATCGACAAGTCACCATCAAGTCTATGCTATCCGTGGGGATTTTTTATCAAGGTCAAGCCAATGGGATTATCAGCTTGCATCAGTGCGATCGCTTTCGCCAGTGGACCGCACAAGAGGTAGAATTGATTGAGGCGATCGCCGCACAACTGGGAATTGCGATCGCTCAAGCGCAACTCCTCGAAGAAGAAAAACAAGACCGACTCGCCTTTGAGCAACAAAATCTCCAGTTACAACGAGAAATCAGTGAGCGCCGAATTACCCAAGAAGCCCTCCGGCACAGCGAACAGAAATATCGAGCGCTGGTAGAGGCTTCACAAGATGTCATCTGGTCCGTAGATATCCGGGGCTGTTATACCTTTATTAATCCGGCAGTCCAAAAAATTTATGGCTATACCCCTACCGAAACCATCGGCTGCAAATTAACTCAATTTGTCCCCCCGGAATACCGCAAGCAGGAAAGAAAGTGCCTGCAACGACTACTAGAAGAGGGAGAACCCTTGCTTCAACATGAAACCCGCTATCAGCGTCAAGATGGCAAACAGATTTATGTCCTCGTGAATGCGATCGCCTTACGGGACTCGGAAGGGCGGATTCGCGGGGCCACCGGAACCACCATCGATATCACCGAACGCCGCCAGCAGGAAGAAGCATTGCGCGCAATGGTAGAAGGCAGCGCTGCCGTTGCCGGCACCGAATATTTCCGCGCCTGCGTTCGGTCCATCGCCAATGTGCTGCAAGTCAAGTATGCCATGTTGCTCGAATGTACCGACTCCACCCCACAACAGGTGCGTTCCCTAGCCTTTTGGGCCGGAACGGACTGGAGTGGACCACTCCAGTATCAACTGGCTGGAACCCCCTGTGAAATCGTCGTAAAAACCGGCCAAGCCTGTTATTATCCCCAAGCTGTACAGGCGCTATTTCCGAAGGATCTAGACTTAGTAGCCCTGAATGCCGAGAGTTATCTGGGTCTACCCATCCAAACCGCCACAGGCCAGATCCTAGGCCATCTGGCGATCCTCGATGTCAAACCCATGTTTGCCACGGCTCACACCGAATCGATTTTAAAACTGTTTGCCGATCGCGCTGCTGCGGAAATCCAACGAATGCAATCCGAGCAAGCCCTGCAACAAAGTGAGCAACGATTCCGGGCCATTTTTAACTCCATGTTCCAATTTATTGGCCTCCTCAACCCCGATGGCACCGTCTTGGAACTGAATCAAACCGCCCTGGATTTTATCGGCTTAGAACCGGCCCAAGTCGTCGGTCAACCCTTCTGGGAACTGCCTTGGTGGAATCGGTCTACGGCACTCCAACAGCAACTGATGGCGGCCACCTCCCAGGCATCCCAGGGGGAATTTATCCGCTATCAAGTCGAAGCTACAGGGGTTCAAGGGATCAGCCTCACCCTGGACTTTTCCCTCAAACCCGTCTTGGATGAACAGGGGAGGGTTATCTTGCTCATCCCCGAAGGACGAGATATCAGCGATCGCGTTTCGGCGCAAGTCCAGTTACAACAGACCACGGAACGCCTACAATACTTGCTCAGTTCCAGTCCAGCAATTATCTATAGTGCGGAAGTTTTCGGCAACTATCGCGCCACCTTTATGAGTGAAAACGTCCAGATGATCCTGGGATATGAAGCGAGGGAATTTTTAGAAAACCCCAACTTTTGGCGCGATCGGATTCATCCCGAAGACCGCGATCGCCTCTTCGGAAAAATCCCCAGCCTCATATCTCAAGGCACGATGAGCGAGGAATATCGGTTTCTCCATGCCGATGGGACCTATCACTGGGTTGACGATCGCATGAGATTAGTCCGAGATGAAACCGGAAATGCCCAAGAGTGCGTCGGGTATTGGATCGATATCACCGAGCGTAAAATCGCACAAGAGGCATTTCAGACCAGTCAGCGCCGCTATCAAACCTTAGCAGAAGCCTCTCCAGTGGGGATTTTCCACACTGATGCTGAGGGCAATTGTTTGTATGTGAATCAACGCTGGTGTGAAATTACTGGACTATCTCTGGCTGCATCCCTTGGACCGGGATGGATGAGTACCTTGCATCCGGAAGACCTCAATCGGGTGATTCAGGAGTGTCATACCGCCACTGAAAATCAAGTCCCGTTTAAGTCCGAGTATCGATTCTTGCGTCCCGATGGAAAAATTACTTGGGTCATCGGTCAAACGATCGCGGAACTGAACTCCGACGGCACTTTGAAAGGATACATTGGCACAATTTCCGATATCAGCGATCGCAAACTGGCAGAAAATGACCTCTTAGAACGCTCAGAACGCGATCGGGCCATTTTTATCCTATTCCAACGGATGCGCCAAACCTTGGAACTCGACCAGATTTTCGCCGCGACGACGGAGGATTTACGACAACTCCTCGAAAGCGATCGGGTTGTCGTCTATCGGTGCCCTCCTGAACCGGATATGACCTCGACTTGGGAGTCTGTGGGCCAAGAATGGGTCCCCTTGATGGCGGCATCGGAGGGGAAACCCCCACAGAAACACCTCCGGGATCAAGGGTTGAAGGATGCGAAAGCGGCTTTGAGTGCCTGGAACTTAACCCTGGAAGCCCTAGACCCGCGCGATCGCCAACCCGACCCCCTCTATCCCCACCCCTCGGATTTACCTTGCCTCGTCATCCCCGATGTGAAACAAGCCCCTTTAAACCCCGACGAACTCCCCCATCTGTCTCGATTGCAAGTGCAAGCGTATCTAATCGTCCCGATTTTTGCCCATAACCAACTCTGGGGACTGTTGGCGATTTATCAAAATAGCGGTCCGCGCGATTGGAAACAAGCGGATGTAAATATTGCCATCCAAATTGCTACCCAATTAGGGGTCGCCTTGCAGCAAGCGCAACTCCTGGAACGGACGCAAAAGCAAGCTCAGGCCCTGCAAAAAGCGGCGATCGCTGCGGATACCGCGAACCGTGCTAAAAGTGAATTTCTCGCCAATATGAGTCACGAACTGCGGACTCCCCTGAATGCCATCCTCGGCTTTTCCCAGGTAATGAGACGCGATCGCTCCTTGAAGACCCAACAAGCCGAGCAATTACAAATTATTAATCGCGCTGGAGAACATCTGCTGGATTTAATTAATGACATTTTGGAAATGTCTAAAATTGAAGCAGGCCGCACCGGGTTTCATGAAAGCAGTTTCGACCTCTTGGATCTGCTGGACAACCTGGAAACGATGTTGCAACTCAAGGTTAAATCTAAAGGGTTACAACTTGAGTTTGACATTGATCCCCAGGTGCCAAAGTTTATCAGCACCGATGAAGGAAAACTGCGGCAGGTGTTACTTAATATTCTGGGAAATGCGATTAAATTTACCCAAACTGGGGGGATTGTTCTGCGGGTCCGGGTCGCCACCGACGAGGGGAAGAAAGCGGGGGAAACAATTCCGGGAGATCGCCTCCCTAAACTTTACTTTGAAATTGAAGACACGGGTCCGGGAATTGCTCCCCAGGAAATGCACCGGCTATTTGAACCCTTTGCTCAAACTGAAACCGGAATGAAATCGGGACAAGGCACCGGACTGGGGTTACCCATTAGTCAGAAATTTGTAGAACTGATGGGGGGACAGATTCAGGTTCGCAGTATCCCCAATCAAGGCACCGTATTTTCCTTTGACCTGACCCCCGGCCAAGGGGAACCTGTGGAGAGTCCCCAGAGACAAACTAAACCTCGGGCAGTCGCCTTAGCACCCCATCAGCCCGAATACCGGATTTTAGCCGTTGATGATGCCTTTGAAAGCCGTCTGCTGCTGATTACCTTGTTTTCCGGATTAGGGTTTTCTGTCCGGGGTGCAGCCACGGGTCGCGAAGCCCTAGAAATTTGGGAAAGCTGGGAGCCCCATTTAATTTGGATGGATATGAGGATGCCGGACATGGATGGGTTTGAAGCCACTCGACGGATTAAAGCCACCCCAAAGGGTCAAAATACCGTGGTGATTGCGTTAACCGCTAGTGCCTTTGAAGAAGACCGTCAACTGGTGCTTGCTGCTGGATGTAATGACTTTATTCACAAGCCTTTTCGGGAAGAAGTTTTACTGTCCAAGGTCGGTGAGCATATAGGGGTACGATATATTTATGATGAACCAATAGAGTCAGAATCCGACAACAGGATTCAAAGTGCAACTGAGGATTCAGCCTTTATCCTGGATGCTCAATCTTTCCAATTCATGCCCCGCGATTGGGTGGTCCGCATTTATGATGCAGCCTGCCAATGTAGTGATGATATGATTTTGGAGTTAATTGAGGAAATTCCCCCTGAGAATGCTCCTTTCGCCAAGGCACTGACCGAACTGGCAAATAACTTTCAATTTGAAACCGTAATGGTACTTACACAACAGGAGAAATCATGA